One region of Parerythrobacter jejuensis genomic DNA includes:
- the rpsN gene encoding 30S ribosomal protein S14, with the protein MAKLSSINKNERRKKLVEQYAAKYEKLKAIANDKSLDESERLIARLKMAELPRNANPTRVRNRCATTGRPRGYYRKFGINRIELRNLGNKGLIPGLTKSSW; encoded by the coding sequence ATGGCGAAACTGAGTTCGATCAACAAAAACGAGCGTCGCAAGAAGCTCGTCGAGCAGTACGCTGCGAAATATGAGAAGCTGAAAGCAATCGCGAACGACAAGTCGCTCGACGAAAGTGAGCGTCTTATCGCACGTTTGAAAATGGCGGAACTTCCGCGCAACGCGAACCCAACCCGCGTGCGCAACCGCTGTGCCACCACCGGCCGCCCACGCGGCTATTATCGCAAGTTCGGCATCAACCGTATCGAACTGCGTAACCTCGGCAACAAGGGCCTCATTCCAGGCCTGACCAAGTCGAGCTGGTGA
- the rplE gene encoding 50S ribosomal protein L5: protein MADYTPRMKKRFDDEIVKAMTEKFGYKNRLQVPKLEKITLNMGVGEASQDKKKVQTAAEEMALIAGQKPVITKAKKSIAQFKLREGMPIGCKVTLRRDRMYEFLDRLVTIAMPRIRDFRGVNAKSFDGRGNYAMGLKEQIIFPEISYDQIDVVRGMDIIVTTTANTDEEAKELLRLFGFPFPAESSEEKEAA from the coding sequence ATGGCTGATTATACCCCCCGCATGAAGAAGCGTTTTGACGACGAAATCGTCAAGGCGATGACTGAAAAGTTCGGCTACAAGAACCGTTTGCAGGTTCCGAAGCTGGAAAAGATCACGCTCAATATGGGCGTGGGCGAGGCGAGCCAGGACAAGAAAAAGGTCCAGACGGCTGCCGAGGAAATGGCCCTTATCGCTGGCCAGAAGCCGGTGATCACCAAGGCCAAGAAGTCGATCGCACAGTTCAAGCTGCGCGAAGGCATGCCGATCGGTTGCAAGGTTACCCTGCGCCGTGACCGCATGTATGAATTCCTCGACCGCCTGGTGACTATTGCGATGCCGCGTATTCGCGACTTTCGCGGGGTCAACGCCAAGTCGTTTGATGGCCGTGGCAACTACGCCATGGGTCTCAAGGAACAGATCATCTTCCCCGAAATCTCGTACGACCAGATCGACGTGGTCCGGGGCATGGATATCATCGTGACGACCACAGCGAACACGGATGAAGAGGCGAAGGAATTGCTCCGCCTGTTCGGTTTCCCGTTCCCCGCTGAATCGTCTGAAGAGAAGGAGGCCGCGTAA
- the rplX gene encoding 50S ribosomal protein L24 codes for MASAKIKKGDSVVVLSGKDKGKTGTVTKVIPKDGKVVVEGVNMIARHRKPSQANPQGGIDRYEAPLHLAKVAVADPKSGKPTRVRFEEKDGKKVRVAVKSGETIDG; via the coding sequence ATGGCGTCTGCAAAGATCAAGAAGGGTGACAGCGTCGTCGTCCTGTCCGGCAAGGACAAGGGCAAAACCGGCACTGTAACGAAGGTCATACCGAAAGATGGCAAGGTCGTTGTTGAAGGCGTCAATATGATCGCCCGTCACCGCAAGCCGAGCCAGGCCAATCCGCAAGGTGGCATCGACCGCTACGAAGCGCCGTTGCATCTTGCCAAAGTTGCTGTGGCAGATCCGAAATCCGGTAAGCCGACCCGCGTCCGTTTCGAAGAGAAGGACGGGAAGAAGGTCCGCGTTGCTGTAAAGTCCGGGGAGACTATCGATGGCTGA
- the rplN gene encoding 50S ribosomal protein L14: MIQMQSNLDVADNSGAKRVQCIKVLGGSKRRTASVGDVIVVSVKEAQPRAKVKKGDVHRAVIVRTKKEVRRQDGSVIRFDSNAAVLVSKNEEPIGTRIFGPVVRELRGRGFMKIISLAPEVL; encoded by the coding sequence ATGATCCAGATGCAATCCAATCTCGACGTCGCGGACAATAGCGGCGCAAAGCGCGTCCAGTGCATCAAGGTACTGGGTGGCTCGAAGCGCCGGACCGCGTCTGTCGGCGACGTGATTGTGGTTTCCGTCAAGGAAGCCCAGCCACGCGCAAAGGTGAAAAAGGGCGATGTCCATCGCGCTGTCATCGTGCGTACGAAGAAAGAAGTTCGCCGCCAGGATGGCAGCGTGATCCGCTTCGATAGCAATGCCGCCGTGCTCGTCAGCAAGAATGAAGAGCCGATCGGCACCCGTATCTTCGGCCCAGTGGTCCGCGAATTGCGCGGCCGCGGCTTCATGAAGATCATCTCGCTTGCTCCGGAGGTGCTATAA
- the rpsQ gene encoding 30S ribosomal protein S17 → MPKRILIGSVTSDKTDKTVTVKVERKVKHPLYGKIIRRSKKYHAHDENNDYKLGDIVRIEETKPISKTKTWAVIDRVVDGGTQAVEADLDVAEATPGN, encoded by the coding sequence ATGCCGAAACGTATCCTGATCGGGTCTGTCACCTCCGACAAGACCGACAAGACCGTGACCGTGAAGGTCGAACGCAAGGTGAAGCACCCGCTTTACGGGAAGATCATCCGTCGTTCGAAGAAGTATCACGCGCACGACGAAAACAATGATTACAAGCTGGGCGATATCGTCCGCATCGAGGAAACGAAGCCGATTTCCAAGACCAAGACCTGGGCTGTGATTGACCGTGTGGTCGATGGCGGAACGCAGGCGGTTGAGGCCGATCTCGATGTGGCAGAAGCTACGCCGGGCAACTGA
- the rpmC gene encoding 50S ribosomal protein L29 produces MTKVEDLRQKSDDQLQEELVELKREQFNLRFQAATNQLEAPARIKEVRRSIAKIKTLQTERANAAAKA; encoded by the coding sequence ATGACGAAAGTCGAAGACCTGCGTCAGAAGAGCGATGACCAGCTCCAGGAAGAACTGGTCGAGCTGAAGCGCGAGCAATTCAACCTGCGCTTCCAGGCTGCCACGAACCAGCTGGAAGCGCCGGCTCGGATCAAGGAAGTCCGTCGCTCGATCGCGAAGATCAAGACGCTGCAAACCGAGCGTGCAAACGCTGCGGCAAAGGCTTGA
- the rplP gene encoding 50S ribosomal protein L16, giving the protein MLQPKKTKYRKAFKGRIKGDAKGGTTLNFGSYGLKALEPERLTARQIEAARRAITRAMRRQGRLWIRVFPDVPVSKKPAEVRQGKGKGSVEYWAARVKPGRILFELDGVPGPLAATAFERAAMKLPIKTKVVARFGDTSHLGGE; this is encoded by the coding sequence ATGCTGCAACCGAAGAAAACCAAGTACCGCAAGGCTTTCAAGGGCCGGATCAAGGGCGACGCGAAGGGCGGCACCACGCTGAACTTCGGCTCCTATGGTCTGAAGGCTCTCGAACCGGAGCGTCTGACCGCGCGCCAGATCGAAGCTGCGCGTCGTGCCATCACCCGTGCCATGCGTCGTCAGGGCCGTCTGTGGATCCGCGTCTTTCCCGACGTGCCGGTATCCAAGAAGCCTGCCGAAGTCCGTCAGGGTAAGGGTAAGGGCTCGGTCGAATACTGGGCAGCTCGCGTGAAGCCGGGCCGCATCCTTTTCGAACTCGACGGTGTCCCCGGACCGCTTGCCGCAACTGCGTTTGAACGCGCTGCGATGAAGCTGCCGATCAAGACCAAGGTTGTCGCCCGTTTTGGTGACACCTCTCACCTGGGAGGCGAATAA